In Opitutaceae bacterium TAV5, one genomic interval encodes:
- a CDS encoding transposase: MKALTISDREKIIMSLHAEIRCDEAARYHHRLHALLLVAQGMTCPQVAGLLGDSPRAVVKWVRQFEAGGLAGLTEGWRPGRPGRIGPVALARVRSVLRENPARAGVPAGRWSGRTLAAFLREKFGVRLSVRQCQRLLKEHGRLAGDR; this comes from the coding sequence ATGAAAGCTCTGACCATTTCCGACCGGGAAAAAATCATCATGTCGTTACACGCCGAAATCCGGTGCGACGAAGCCGCGCGGTATCATCACCGGCTGCACGCCCTCCTGCTGGTGGCGCAGGGCATGACCTGCCCGCAGGTGGCGGGATTGCTCGGGGACTCACCGCGCGCGGTGGTGAAGTGGGTGCGGCAGTTCGAGGCGGGAGGGCTGGCGGGGTTGACCGAAGGCTGGCGGCCGGGGAGGCCGGGGCGCATCGGGCCGGTGGCGCTGGCGCGGGTGCGGTCGGTGTTGCGGGAGAATCCGGCGCGGGCGGGAGTGCCGGCCGGCCGCTGGAGTGGACGGACGCTGGCGGCGTTTCTGCGGGAAAAATTCGGAGTGAGGCTATCCGTGCGGCAGTGCCAGCGACTGCTGAAGGAGCACGGCCGGCTCGCCGGAGACAGGTGA
- a CDS encoding LuxR family transcriptional regulator, with amino-acid sequence MRVMLVEDHLMMRSGLRLLVGGQPGFTITGEAGDGATALAQAALAPPDLMIVDIHLPGEFDGIELTRRLLRRHPEIRIIILSADDQPANIRAALLAGAAGYLLKENTCDELLRAIRTVLRGRQYLSPGILGA; translated from the coding sequence GTGCGCGTGATGCTCGTGGAAGATCATCTGATGATGCGTTCGGGCCTGCGGCTGCTCGTCGGCGGGCAACCCGGTTTCACGATCACCGGAGAGGCCGGCGATGGCGCCACTGCGCTCGCCCAGGCCGCGCTCGCCCCTCCCGACCTGATGATCGTGGACATCCATCTCCCCGGCGAGTTCGACGGCATCGAACTCACCCGCCGGCTTCTCCGCCGCCATCCGGAGATCCGCATCATCATTCTCTCTGCCGACGACCAGCCCGCCAACATCCGTGCCGCACTCCTGGCCGGCGCCGCCGGCTACCTGCTCAAGGAAAACACCTGCGACGAATTGCTGCGCGCCATCCGCACCGTGCTCCGCGGCCGCCAGTACCTCAGCCCCGGCATCCTCGGCGCCTGA
- a CDS encoding histidine kinase: MPTSCDSSLRDALVVSAHRDAPGVSVAPVAPLPPRQHRVLPRLTGDWEWEPLTGLFTWSASHATLFGLPARAFQEDFATLCLRLHPHDRPGLETALTRSRDRQTPFLCSWRVRWPDGSLYLLKSAGRFLAATPTRPPRLAGTSEGRGLPPEPLVARRPLAEELRLSSAPSVRPPYPAGRHVAPTLAPLVCDPDYLVPVSQTRIIEERYQMIFQQMSDGFALFEGTHPSHSQATIDDFRLVDANPAAERNLGRLASDCIGKTLREILPDIDRELLENLDRVVSTGADSRSTVESRSLGKHFSILAFRPGPGQLACIFQDITERKQLEAQFLQAQKMEVVGQLASGVAHDYNNILTSTLLLLGMLLGDPGQPRHMTEALKELEGETRRAARLTRQLLAFSRKQPAQVRPVDLHELLSHLFTMLSRLLGEHIHLEFRGDSAPLWIEADAGMIEQVVINLCINARDAMMPAGGLLAIETTAAPASALHRPVGANHPAWVRLSVSDTGCGMDDSTLHRIFEPFFTTKGRQHGTGLGLVTVQSIVRQHHGWIDVRSRPGEGSTFDVFLPAIPSAAPLPDRRSPREARLHGSETILLVEDETSVRSTAAASLRAHGYRVIEADDAASALRCWRQSPDRIDLLLTDMVMPCGVSGMELALQLAREQPALKIIVSSGYNMHPRAGSDLPAMNDCYLPKPYDIQTLLTTVRQHLDQP, encoded by the coding sequence ATGCCGACTTCCTGTGACAGCTCCTTGCGCGATGCCCTTGTGGTTTCCGCTCACCGCGACGCACCGGGGGTCTCCGTCGCTCCGGTCGCCCCTCTCCCGCCACGCCAGCACCGGGTGTTGCCGAGGCTGACGGGCGACTGGGAATGGGAACCCTTGACCGGCCTGTTTACCTGGTCGGCTTCCCACGCCACCCTCTTCGGTTTGCCCGCCCGGGCTTTTCAGGAAGATTTTGCCACGCTGTGCCTGCGGCTCCATCCTCACGACCGCCCCGGACTCGAGACCGCCCTGACGCGCAGCCGCGACCGGCAGACCCCCTTTCTTTGCTCCTGGCGTGTGCGCTGGCCCGACGGATCGCTCTATCTGCTGAAATCCGCCGGCCGGTTCCTGGCCGCCACCCCCACCCGTCCGCCCAGGCTGGCGGGCACCAGCGAAGGCCGTGGCCTTCCCCCGGAACCTCTCGTCGCCCGGCGTCCTCTCGCCGAGGAACTGCGCCTGTCCTCCGCGCCTTCCGTCCGGCCTCCGTATCCTGCCGGCCGCCACGTGGCGCCGACGCTGGCTCCGCTCGTGTGCGACCCCGACTACCTTGTTCCCGTCAGCCAGACGCGGATCATCGAGGAGCGTTACCAGATGATCTTCCAGCAAATGTCCGACGGTTTTGCGCTCTTCGAAGGCACGCATCCTTCGCACAGCCAGGCAACCATCGATGACTTCCGCCTCGTCGACGCCAACCCGGCCGCCGAGCGCAATCTCGGCCGGCTCGCCTCCGACTGTATCGGCAAAACCCTTCGCGAGATCCTGCCCGACATCGATCGCGAGCTCCTTGAAAATCTCGACCGGGTCGTCTCCACCGGCGCGGATTCCCGCTCCACCGTCGAATCCCGCTCGCTCGGCAAGCACTTCTCGATCCTCGCCTTCCGTCCCGGCCCCGGCCAGCTCGCCTGCATTTTCCAGGACATCACCGAACGCAAGCAGCTCGAAGCCCAGTTTCTCCAGGCCCAGAAAATGGAAGTCGTCGGCCAGCTCGCCAGCGGCGTCGCCCACGATTACAACAACATCCTCACCTCGACGCTCCTTCTCCTCGGCATGCTCCTCGGCGATCCCGGCCAGCCTCGCCACATGACCGAGGCGCTCAAGGAGCTCGAAGGCGAAACCCGCCGCGCCGCGCGCCTCACCCGCCAGCTCCTCGCCTTCAGCCGCAAGCAGCCCGCCCAGGTCCGCCCGGTCGATCTGCACGAACTCCTCTCGCATCTGTTCACCATGCTGAGCCGCCTGCTCGGCGAACACATCCACCTCGAATTCCGCGGCGACAGCGCGCCGCTCTGGATCGAAGCCGACGCCGGCATGATCGAGCAGGTCGTCATCAATCTCTGCATCAATGCCCGCGACGCCATGATGCCTGCCGGCGGGCTTCTCGCCATCGAGACCACCGCCGCTCCCGCCTCCGCGCTCCACCGCCCGGTCGGCGCGAATCACCCGGCCTGGGTCCGCCTCTCCGTGAGCGACACCGGTTGCGGTATGGACGACTCCACCCTGCATCGCATTTTCGAACCCTTCTTCACCACCAAGGGGCGCCAGCACGGCACCGGCCTCGGCCTTGTCACCGTGCAGAGCATCGTCCGCCAGCATCACGGCTGGATCGATGTCCGCAGCCGCCCCGGCGAAGGCAGCACGTTCGATGTTTTCCTTCCTGCCATTCCCTCCGCGGCCCCTCTTCCCGACCGCCGCTCTCCCCGTGAGGCCCGCCTGCACGGCTCCGAAACCATCCTCCTCGTCGAGGACGAGACCAGTGTGCGCAGCACCGCCGCCGCCAGCCTCCGGGCTCATGGCTACCGCGTCATCGAAGCCGACGACGCCGCCTCCGCCCTCCGCTGCTGGCGGCAGAGCCCCGATCGCATCGATCTCCTCCTCACCGACATGGTCATGCCCTGCGGCGTCTCCGGCATGGAACTCGCCCTCCAGCTCGCCCGCGAACAACCCGCCCTCAAGATCATCGTCTCGAGCGGCTACAACATGCACCCCCGCGCCGGCTCCGATCTCCCCGCGATGAACGACTGTTACCTCCCCAAGCCCTACGACATCCAGACGCTCCTGACCACGGTCCGGCAACACCTCGACCAGCCCTGA